A portion of the Macaca mulatta isolate MMU2019108-1 chromosome 2, T2T-MMU8v2.0, whole genome shotgun sequence genome contains these proteins:
- the ITIH4 gene encoding inter-alpha-trypsin inhibitor heavy chain H4 isoform X18 has protein sequence MELPKKAFITNFSMIIDGVTYPGIIKEKAKAQAQYSAAVAKGKSAGLVKATGRNMEQFQVSVSVAPNAKITFELVYEELLKRCLGVYELLLKVRPQQLVKHLQMDIHIFEPQGISFLETESTFMTNQLVDALTTSQNKTKAHIQFKPTLSQQQKSPEQQETVLDGHLIIRYDVDRAVSGGTIQIENGYFVHYFAPEGLTTMPKNVVFVIDKSGSMSGRKIQQTREALIKILDDLSPRDQFNLIIFSTEATQWRPSLVPASAENVNEARSFAAGIQALGGTNINEAMLVAVQLLDSSNQEERLPDGSVSLIILLTDGDPTVGETNPRSIQKNVREAVSGRYSLFCLGFGFDVSYAFLEKLALDNGGLARRIHEDSDSALQLQDFYQEVANPLLTAVTFEYPSNAVEEITQNNFRLLFKGSEMVVAGKLQAQGPDVLTATVSGKLPTQDITFQTESSVAEQEAEFQSPKYIFHNFMERLWAYLTIQQLLEQIVSASDADQQALRTRALNLSLAYSFVTPLTSMVVTKPEDQEQSQVAEKPVEGESRNRNVHSGSTFFRYYLQGAKMPKPEASFSPRRGLSRQEKTASVNFSKAGAAGSLLNFGPGVLSSGQLGPPGPPDAPDHAALHPFRRLAISPPATSNPDPAVSHVTNTKIKEATMTAQTPAPIQAPSAILPLPGQSVEQLCVDPRHHQGPMNLLSDPEQGVEVTGQYEREKAGFSWIEVTFKNPPVRVHASPEHVVVTRNRKSSEYKWKETLFSVMPGLKMTMDKTGLLLLSDPDKVTIGLLSWDGRGEGLRLLLRDTGRFSSHVGGSLESAGWITRREPREWRFPAGLWSCSSDGRSCVQPVRLAAPLQLQGRFWGLDHHGGEKVPLITNKERWCEPGKWVSLVPCGQTLGPQPCILNL, from the exons ATGGAGCTGCCCAAGAAAGCCTTCATCACCAACTTCTCCAT GATCATCGATGGCGTGACCTACCCAGGGATCATCAAGGAGAAGGCCAAAGCCCAGGCGCAGTACAGCGCAGCAGTGGCCAAGGGAAAGAGCGCTGGACTTGTCAA GGCCACCGGGAGAAACATGGAGCAGTTCCAGGTGTCAGTCAGTGTGGCTCCCAATGCCAAGATCACCTTTGAGCTGGTCTATGAGGAACTGCTCAAGCGGTGTCTGGGGGTGTATGAGCTGCTGCTGAAAGTGCGGCCCCAGCAGCTGGTCAAGCATCTGCAG ATGGACATTCATATCTTCGAGCCCCAGGGCATCAGCTTCCTGGAGACAGAGAGCACCTTCATGACCAACCAGCTGGTAGACGCCCTCACCACCTCGCAGAATAAGACCAAG GCTCACATCCAGTTCAAGCCAACGCTCTCCCAGCAGCAAAAGTCCCCAGAGCAGCAAGAAACAGTCCTGGACGGCCACCTCATCATCCGCTATGATGTGGACCGGGCCGTCTCCGGGGGCACCATTCAG ATCGAGAATGGCTACTTTGTACACTACTTTGCCCCCGAGGGCCTAACCACAATGCCCAAGAATGTGGTCTTTGTCATTGACAAGAGCGGCTCCATGAGTGGCAGGAAAATCCAACAG ACCCGGGAAGCCCTAATCAAGATCCTGGATGACCTCAGCCCCAGAGACCAGTTCAACCTCATCATCTTCAGTACAGAAGCAACTCAGTGGAGGCCATCACTGGTGCCAGCCTCAGCTGAGAACGTGAACGAGGCCAGGAGCTTCGCTGCCGGCATCCAGGCCCTGGGAG GGACCAACATCAATGAGGCGATGCTGGTGGCTGTGCAGTTGCTGGACAGCAGCAACCAGGAGGAGCGGCTGCCCGACGGGAGCGTCTCGCTCATCATCCTGCTCACCGATGGCGACCCCACCGTGG GGGAGACTAACCCCAGGAGCATCCAGAAAAACGTGCGGGAAGCTGTAAGTGGCCGGTACAGCCTCTTTTGCTTGGGCTTCGGCTTCGACGTCAGCTATGCCTTCCTAGAGAAGCTGGCACTGGACAACGGTGGCCTGGCCCGGCGCATCCATGAGGACTCGGACTCTGCCCtgcagctccag GACTTCTACCAGGAAGTGGCCAACCCACTGCTGACAGCAGTGACCTTCGAGTACCCAAGCAATGCCGTGGAGGAGATCACTCAGAACAACTTCCGGCTCCTCTTCAAGGGCTCAGAGATGGTGGTGGCTGGGAAGCTCCAGGCCCAGGGGCCTGATGTGCTCACAGCCACAGTCAGTGGGAAGCTG CCTACGCAGGACATCACTTTTCAAACCGAGTCCAGCGTGGCAGAGCAGGAAGCAGAGTTCCAGAGCCCCAAGTATATCTTCCACAACTTCATGGAGAGGCTCTGGGCATACCTGACTATCCAGCAGCTGCTGGAGCAGAT TGTCTCCGCATCTGACGCTGATCAGCAGGCCCTCCGGACCCGAGCGCTGAATTTATCGCTTGCCTACAGCTTTGTCACACCTCTCACATCTATGGTAGTCACCAAACCCGAAGACCAAGAGCAGTCTCAAGTTGCTGAGAAGCCCGTGGAAGGCG AAAGTAGAAACAGGAACGTCCACTCAG GTTCCACTTTCTTCAGATATTATCTCCAGGGAGCAAAAATGCCAAAACCAG AGGCTTCCTTTTCTCCAAGAAGAGGATTGAGTAGACAAG AGAAGACTGCATCTGTCAACTTCTCCAAAGCTGGAGCTGCTGGCTCCCTGTTGAATTTCGGACCCGGGGTTCTCAGCTCGGGGCAACTTGGACCCCCAGGACCTCCTGATGCTCCTGACCATGCTGCTCTCCATCCCTTCCGCCGTCTGGCCATCT CACCACCAGCCACCTCAAATCCTGATCCAGCTGTGTCTCATGTCACGAATACCAAAATCAAAG aagcAACCATGACAGCCCAAACCCCAG CCCCCATACAGGCTCCCTCCGCCATCCTGCCACTGCCTGGGCAAAGCGTGGAGCAGCTCTGTGTGGACCCCAGACATCACCAGGGGCCAATGAACCTGCTCTCAGACCCTGAGCAAG GGGTTGAGGTGACTGGCCAGTATGAGAGGGAGAAGGCTGGGTTCTCATGGATCGAAGTGACCTTCAAGAACCCTCCGGTCCGGGTTCATGCATCCCCTGAACACGTGGTGGTAACTCGGAACCGAAAAAGCTCTGAGTACAAGTGGAAGGAGACGCTGTTCTCAGTGATGCCCGG CCTGAAGATGACCATGGACAAGACGGGCCTCCTGCTGCTCAGTGACCCAGACAAAGTGACCATCGGCCTGTTGTCCTGGGATGGCCGTGGGGAGGGGCTCCGGCTGCTTCTGCGCGACACTGGCCGCTTCTCCAGCCACGTTGGCGGGTCCCTTg AGAGCGCAGGCTGGATTACCAGGAGGGAGCCCCGGGAGTGGAGATTTCCTGCTGGTCTGTGGAGCTGTAGTTCTGATGGAAGGAGCTGTGTCCAGCCTGTACGCTTGGCTGCCCCCTTGCAACTGCAGGGCCGCTTCTGGGGCCTGGACCACCATGGGGGGGAAAAGGTCCCACTCATTACAAATAAAGAAAGGTGGTGTGAGCCCGGGAAGTGGGTGTCTCTGGTTCCCTGTGGCCAAACCCTAGGGCCTCAGCCTTGCATCCTGAACCTTTAG
- the ITIH4 gene encoding inter-alpha-trypsin inhibitor heavy chain H4 isoform X19, with amino-acid sequence MELPKKAFITNFSMIIDGVTYPGIIKEKAKAQAQYSAAVAKGKSAGLVKATGRNMEQFQVSVSVAPNAKITFELVYEELLKRCLGVYELLLKVRPQQLVKHLQMDIHIFEPQGISFLETESTFMTNQLVDALTTSQNKTKAHIQFKPTLSQQQKSPEQQETVLDGHLIIRYDVDRAVSGGTIQIENGYFVHYFAPEGLTTMPKNVVFVIDKSGSMSGRKIQQTREALIKILDDLSPRDQFNLIIFSTEATQWRPSLVPASAENVNEARSFAAGIQALGGTNINEAMLVAVQLLDSSNQEERLPDGSVSLIILLTDGDPTVGETNPRSIQKNVREAVSGRYSLFCLGFGFDVSYAFLEKLALDNGGLARRIHEDSDSALQLQDFYQEVANPLLTAVTFEYPSNAVEEITQNNFRLLFKGSEMVVAGKLQAQGPDVLTATVSGKLPTQDITFQTESSVAEQEAEFQSPKYIFHNFMERLWAYLTIQQLLEQIVSASDADQQALRTRALNLSLAYSFVTPLTSMVVTKPEDQEQSQVAEKPVEGESRNRNVHSGSTFFRYYLQGAKMPKPGLDHTEASFSPRRGLSRQAGAAGSLLNFGPGVLSSGQLGPPGPPDAPDHAALHPFRRLAISPPATSNPDPAVSHVTNTKIKEATMTAQTPAPIQAPSAILPLPGQSVEQLCVDPRHHQGPMNLLSDPEQGVEVTGQYEREKAGFSWIEVTFKNPPVRVHASPEHVVVTRNRKSSEYKWKETLFSVMPGLKMTMDKTGLLLLSDPDKVTIGLLSWDGRGEGLRLLLRDTGRFSSHVGGSLESAGWITRREPREWRFPAGLWSCSSDGRSCVQPVRLAAPLQLQGRFWGLDHHGGEKVPLITNKERWCEPGKWVSLVPCGQTLGPQPCILNL; translated from the exons ATGGAGCTGCCCAAGAAAGCCTTCATCACCAACTTCTCCAT GATCATCGATGGCGTGACCTACCCAGGGATCATCAAGGAGAAGGCCAAAGCCCAGGCGCAGTACAGCGCAGCAGTGGCCAAGGGAAAGAGCGCTGGACTTGTCAA GGCCACCGGGAGAAACATGGAGCAGTTCCAGGTGTCAGTCAGTGTGGCTCCCAATGCCAAGATCACCTTTGAGCTGGTCTATGAGGAACTGCTCAAGCGGTGTCTGGGGGTGTATGAGCTGCTGCTGAAAGTGCGGCCCCAGCAGCTGGTCAAGCATCTGCAG ATGGACATTCATATCTTCGAGCCCCAGGGCATCAGCTTCCTGGAGACAGAGAGCACCTTCATGACCAACCAGCTGGTAGACGCCCTCACCACCTCGCAGAATAAGACCAAG GCTCACATCCAGTTCAAGCCAACGCTCTCCCAGCAGCAAAAGTCCCCAGAGCAGCAAGAAACAGTCCTGGACGGCCACCTCATCATCCGCTATGATGTGGACCGGGCCGTCTCCGGGGGCACCATTCAG ATCGAGAATGGCTACTTTGTACACTACTTTGCCCCCGAGGGCCTAACCACAATGCCCAAGAATGTGGTCTTTGTCATTGACAAGAGCGGCTCCATGAGTGGCAGGAAAATCCAACAG ACCCGGGAAGCCCTAATCAAGATCCTGGATGACCTCAGCCCCAGAGACCAGTTCAACCTCATCATCTTCAGTACAGAAGCAACTCAGTGGAGGCCATCACTGGTGCCAGCCTCAGCTGAGAACGTGAACGAGGCCAGGAGCTTCGCTGCCGGCATCCAGGCCCTGGGAG GGACCAACATCAATGAGGCGATGCTGGTGGCTGTGCAGTTGCTGGACAGCAGCAACCAGGAGGAGCGGCTGCCCGACGGGAGCGTCTCGCTCATCATCCTGCTCACCGATGGCGACCCCACCGTGG GGGAGACTAACCCCAGGAGCATCCAGAAAAACGTGCGGGAAGCTGTAAGTGGCCGGTACAGCCTCTTTTGCTTGGGCTTCGGCTTCGACGTCAGCTATGCCTTCCTAGAGAAGCTGGCACTGGACAACGGTGGCCTGGCCCGGCGCATCCATGAGGACTCGGACTCTGCCCtgcagctccag GACTTCTACCAGGAAGTGGCCAACCCACTGCTGACAGCAGTGACCTTCGAGTACCCAAGCAATGCCGTGGAGGAGATCACTCAGAACAACTTCCGGCTCCTCTTCAAGGGCTCAGAGATGGTGGTGGCTGGGAAGCTCCAGGCCCAGGGGCCTGATGTGCTCACAGCCACAGTCAGTGGGAAGCTG CCTACGCAGGACATCACTTTTCAAACCGAGTCCAGCGTGGCAGAGCAGGAAGCAGAGTTCCAGAGCCCCAAGTATATCTTCCACAACTTCATGGAGAGGCTCTGGGCATACCTGACTATCCAGCAGCTGCTGGAGCAGAT TGTCTCCGCATCTGACGCTGATCAGCAGGCCCTCCGGACCCGAGCGCTGAATTTATCGCTTGCCTACAGCTTTGTCACACCTCTCACATCTATGGTAGTCACCAAACCCGAAGACCAAGAGCAGTCTCAAGTTGCTGAGAAGCCCGTGGAAGGCG AAAGTAGAAACAGGAACGTCCACTCAG GTTCCACTTTCTTCAGATATTATCTCCAGGGAGCAAAAATGCCAAAACCAG GACTTGACCACACAGAGGCTTCCTTTTCTCCAAGAAGAGGATTGAGTAGACAAG CTGGAGCTGCTGGCTCCCTGTTGAATTTCGGACCCGGGGTTCTCAGCTCGGGGCAACTTGGACCCCCAGGACCTCCTGATGCTCCTGACCATGCTGCTCTCCATCCCTTCCGCCGTCTGGCCATCT CACCACCAGCCACCTCAAATCCTGATCCAGCTGTGTCTCATGTCACGAATACCAAAATCAAAG aagcAACCATGACAGCCCAAACCCCAG CCCCCATACAGGCTCCCTCCGCCATCCTGCCACTGCCTGGGCAAAGCGTGGAGCAGCTCTGTGTGGACCCCAGACATCACCAGGGGCCAATGAACCTGCTCTCAGACCCTGAGCAAG GGGTTGAGGTGACTGGCCAGTATGAGAGGGAGAAGGCTGGGTTCTCATGGATCGAAGTGACCTTCAAGAACCCTCCGGTCCGGGTTCATGCATCCCCTGAACACGTGGTGGTAACTCGGAACCGAAAAAGCTCTGAGTACAAGTGGAAGGAGACGCTGTTCTCAGTGATGCCCGG CCTGAAGATGACCATGGACAAGACGGGCCTCCTGCTGCTCAGTGACCCAGACAAAGTGACCATCGGCCTGTTGTCCTGGGATGGCCGTGGGGAGGGGCTCCGGCTGCTTCTGCGCGACACTGGCCGCTTCTCCAGCCACGTTGGCGGGTCCCTTg AGAGCGCAGGCTGGATTACCAGGAGGGAGCCCCGGGAGTGGAGATTTCCTGCTGGTCTGTGGAGCTGTAGTTCTGATGGAAGGAGCTGTGTCCAGCCTGTACGCTTGGCTGCCCCCTTGCAACTGCAGGGCCGCTTCTGGGGCCTGGACCACCATGGGGGGGAAAAGGTCCCACTCATTACAAATAAAGAAAGGTGGTGTGAGCCCGGGAAGTGGGTGTCTCTGGTTCCCTGTGGCCAAACCCTAGGGCCTCAGCCTTGCATCCTGAACCTTTAG
- the ITIH4 gene encoding inter-alpha-trypsin inhibitor heavy chain H4 isoform X4 gives MKPPGPVRTCSRVLVLLSLLAIHQTTTAQKNGIDIYSLTVDSRVSSRFAHTVVTSRVVNRASTVQEATFQMELPKKAFITNFSMIIDGVTYPGIIKEKAKAQAQYSAAVAKGKSAGLVKATGRNMEQFQVSVSVAPNAKITFELVYEELLKRCLGVYELLLKVRPQQLVKHLQMDIHIFEPQGISFLETESTFMTNQLVDALTTSQNKTKAHIQFKPTLSQQQKSPEQQETVLDGHLIIRYDVDRAVSGGTIQIENGYFVHYFAPEGLTTMPKNVVFVIDKSGSMSGRKIQQTREALIKILDDLSPRDQFNLIIFSTEATQWRPSLVPASAENVNEARSFAAGIQALGGTNINEAMLVAVQLLDSSNQEERLPDGSVSLIILLTDGDPTVGETNPRSIQKNVREAVSGRYSLFCLGFGFDVSYAFLEKLALDNGGLARRIHEDSDSALQLQDFYQEVANPLLTAVTFEYPSNAVEEITQNNFRLLFKGSEMVVAGKLQAQGPDVLTATVSGKLPTQDITFQTESSVAEQEAEFQSPKYIFHNFMERLWAYLTIQQLLEQIVSASDADQQALRTRALNLSLAYSFVTPLTSMVVTKPEDQEQSQVAEKPVEGESRNRNVHSGLDHTEASFSPRRGLSRQEKTASVNFSKAGAAGSLLNFGPGVLSSGQLGPPGPPDAPDHAALHPFRRLAISPPATSNPDPAVSHVTNTKIKEATMTAQTPAPIQAPSAILPLPGQSVEQLCVDPRHHQGPMNLLSDPEQGVEVTGQYEREKAGFSWIEVTFKNPPVRVHASPEHVVVTRNRKSSEYKWKETLFSVMPGLKMTMDKTGLLLLSDPDKVTIGLLSWDGRGEGLRLLLRDTGRFSSHVGGSLESAGWITRREPREWRFPAGLWSCSSDGRSCVQPVRLAAPLQLQGRFWGLDHHGGEKVPLITNKERWCEPGKWVSLVPCGQTLGPQPCILNL, from the exons ATGAAGCCCCCAGGGCCTGTCCGTACCTGCAGCAGAGTTCTGGTCCTGCTCTCACTGCTGGCCATCCACCAGACCACCACCGCCCAAAAG AATGGTATCGACATCTACAGCCTCACCGTGGACTCCAGGGTCTCGTCCCGATTTGCCCACACAGTCGTCACCAGCCGAGTGGTCAATAGGGCCAGTACTGTGCAGGAGGCCACCTTCCAGATGGAGCTGCCCAAGAAAGCCTTCATCACCAACTTCTCCAT GATCATCGATGGCGTGACCTACCCAGGGATCATCAAGGAGAAGGCCAAAGCCCAGGCGCAGTACAGCGCAGCAGTGGCCAAGGGAAAGAGCGCTGGACTTGTCAA GGCCACCGGGAGAAACATGGAGCAGTTCCAGGTGTCAGTCAGTGTGGCTCCCAATGCCAAGATCACCTTTGAGCTGGTCTATGAGGAACTGCTCAAGCGGTGTCTGGGGGTGTATGAGCTGCTGCTGAAAGTGCGGCCCCAGCAGCTGGTCAAGCATCTGCAG ATGGACATTCATATCTTCGAGCCCCAGGGCATCAGCTTCCTGGAGACAGAGAGCACCTTCATGACCAACCAGCTGGTAGACGCCCTCACCACCTCGCAGAATAAGACCAAG GCTCACATCCAGTTCAAGCCAACGCTCTCCCAGCAGCAAAAGTCCCCAGAGCAGCAAGAAACAGTCCTGGACGGCCACCTCATCATCCGCTATGATGTGGACCGGGCCGTCTCCGGGGGCACCATTCAG ATCGAGAATGGCTACTTTGTACACTACTTTGCCCCCGAGGGCCTAACCACAATGCCCAAGAATGTGGTCTTTGTCATTGACAAGAGCGGCTCCATGAGTGGCAGGAAAATCCAACAG ACCCGGGAAGCCCTAATCAAGATCCTGGATGACCTCAGCCCCAGAGACCAGTTCAACCTCATCATCTTCAGTACAGAAGCAACTCAGTGGAGGCCATCACTGGTGCCAGCCTCAGCTGAGAACGTGAACGAGGCCAGGAGCTTCGCTGCCGGCATCCAGGCCCTGGGAG GGACCAACATCAATGAGGCGATGCTGGTGGCTGTGCAGTTGCTGGACAGCAGCAACCAGGAGGAGCGGCTGCCCGACGGGAGCGTCTCGCTCATCATCCTGCTCACCGATGGCGACCCCACCGTGG GGGAGACTAACCCCAGGAGCATCCAGAAAAACGTGCGGGAAGCTGTAAGTGGCCGGTACAGCCTCTTTTGCTTGGGCTTCGGCTTCGACGTCAGCTATGCCTTCCTAGAGAAGCTGGCACTGGACAACGGTGGCCTGGCCCGGCGCATCCATGAGGACTCGGACTCTGCCCtgcagctccag GACTTCTACCAGGAAGTGGCCAACCCACTGCTGACAGCAGTGACCTTCGAGTACCCAAGCAATGCCGTGGAGGAGATCACTCAGAACAACTTCCGGCTCCTCTTCAAGGGCTCAGAGATGGTGGTGGCTGGGAAGCTCCAGGCCCAGGGGCCTGATGTGCTCACAGCCACAGTCAGTGGGAAGCTG CCTACGCAGGACATCACTTTTCAAACCGAGTCCAGCGTGGCAGAGCAGGAAGCAGAGTTCCAGAGCCCCAAGTATATCTTCCACAACTTCATGGAGAGGCTCTGGGCATACCTGACTATCCAGCAGCTGCTGGAGCAGAT TGTCTCCGCATCTGACGCTGATCAGCAGGCCCTCCGGACCCGAGCGCTGAATTTATCGCTTGCCTACAGCTTTGTCACACCTCTCACATCTATGGTAGTCACCAAACCCGAAGACCAAGAGCAGTCTCAAGTTGCTGAGAAGCCCGTGGAAGGCG AAAGTAGAAACAGGAACGTCCACTCAG GACTTGACCACACAGAGGCTTCCTTTTCTCCAAGAAGAGGATTGAGTAGACAAG AGAAGACTGCATCTGTCAACTTCTCCAAAGCTGGAGCTGCTGGCTCCCTGTTGAATTTCGGACCCGGGGTTCTCAGCTCGGGGCAACTTGGACCCCCAGGACCTCCTGATGCTCCTGACCATGCTGCTCTCCATCCCTTCCGCCGTCTGGCCATCT CACCACCAGCCACCTCAAATCCTGATCCAGCTGTGTCTCATGTCACGAATACCAAAATCAAAG aagcAACCATGACAGCCCAAACCCCAG CCCCCATACAGGCTCCCTCCGCCATCCTGCCACTGCCTGGGCAAAGCGTGGAGCAGCTCTGTGTGGACCCCAGACATCACCAGGGGCCAATGAACCTGCTCTCAGACCCTGAGCAAG GGGTTGAGGTGACTGGCCAGTATGAGAGGGAGAAGGCTGGGTTCTCATGGATCGAAGTGACCTTCAAGAACCCTCCGGTCCGGGTTCATGCATCCCCTGAACACGTGGTGGTAACTCGGAACCGAAAAAGCTCTGAGTACAAGTGGAAGGAGACGCTGTTCTCAGTGATGCCCGG CCTGAAGATGACCATGGACAAGACGGGCCTCCTGCTGCTCAGTGACCCAGACAAAGTGACCATCGGCCTGTTGTCCTGGGATGGCCGTGGGGAGGGGCTCCGGCTGCTTCTGCGCGACACTGGCCGCTTCTCCAGCCACGTTGGCGGGTCCCTTg AGAGCGCAGGCTGGATTACCAGGAGGGAGCCCCGGGAGTGGAGATTTCCTGCTGGTCTGTGGAGCTGTAGTTCTGATGGAAGGAGCTGTGTCCAGCCTGTACGCTTGGCTGCCCCCTTGCAACTGCAGGGCCGCTTCTGGGGCCTGGACCACCATGGGGGGGAAAAGGTCCCACTCATTACAAATAAAGAAAGGTGGTGTGAGCCCGGGAAGTGGGTGTCTCTGGTTCCCTGTGGCCAAACCCTAGGGCCTCAGCCTTGCATCCTGAACCTTTAG